A window of Streptomyces sp. N50 contains these coding sequences:
- a CDS encoding DAK2 domain-containing protein codes for MTDTSVDITLADGFGHRWAEILMNTFLQGRAEDLGRLDRLTGDGDFGNNIASALRRAQQSIDAEEPQDYRGWLTAVSRGFLGTGGTSGPLFGMFFRDLAHCSDDGEPTLGELSNGLTAAVATVQRYGKAEVGHKTMIDALVPAARTLESLLPGTDPVQALHRTAQAAIEGARSTAGLVAKRGRASYVGEVARGVLDPGAAAAAIVLQAAAAAQSTADPGLDTGWINA; via the coding sequence ATGACCGACACATCCGTGGACATCACGCTGGCCGACGGCTTCGGTCACCGCTGGGCCGAGATCCTGATGAACACCTTCCTCCAGGGCCGTGCCGAGGACCTCGGCCGACTCGACCGACTGACCGGCGACGGCGACTTCGGCAACAACATCGCCTCCGCCCTCCGGCGGGCCCAGCAGAGCATCGACGCGGAGGAACCGCAGGACTACCGCGGCTGGCTGACCGCTGTCTCCCGCGGCTTCCTCGGCACCGGCGGCACCAGCGGCCCGCTGTTCGGCATGTTCTTCCGCGACCTCGCCCACTGCTCCGACGATGGCGAGCCCACCCTCGGCGAACTCTCCAATGGGCTGACCGCCGCCGTGGCCACCGTGCAGCGTTATGGCAAGGCCGAGGTCGGCCACAAGACCATGATCGACGCGCTCGTGCCCGCCGCCCGGACTCTGGAATCGCTGCTGCCCGGCACTGATCCGGTCCAGGCACTCCATCGCACCGCACAGGCGGCCATCGAGGGTGCGCGCAGCACAGCCGGCCTGGTCGCCAAGCGGGGCCGCGCCAGCTATGTCGGGGAGGTGGCCCGAGGAGTGCTCGATCCCGGGGCGGCCGCGGCCGCCATCGTGCTCCAGGCGGCGGCCGCCGCGCAGTCCACCGCCGACCCGGGCCTGGACACCGGCTGGATCAACGCCTGA